The stretch of DNA TGAGTATTCATCAGATAAAGGATGGCACGATTTAAAGATTATTCCTTATGGTCCAATTGAGATATCTCCTGCTGCGCAAAGCATCCATTACGGACAGTCTGTTTTTGAAGGATTAAAAGCATATAAGCATGATGGCGAGGTTGTATTATTTAGACCTGAGGAAAACTTTAAACGTATTAATCAGTCATTAGCACGGTTGAAAATGCCGGAAATTGATGAATCTTTATTACTAGAAGGATTGAAACAACTTGTCGATATTGATCGAGATTGGGTGCCTGATGGGGAAGGTCAATCGTTATATATTCGACCTACTGTATTTGCAACACAAGGTGTGTTAGGGGTTCATCCTTCCCACGAGTATCGATTGTTGATTATATTGTCGCCTTCAGGTTCATACTATGGTGGTGACTCATTACGTCCGACAAAAATTTATGTTGAAGATGAATATGTGCGTGCAGTACGGGGAGGCGTCGGTTTTGCAAAGGTAGCTGGTAACTATGCAGCAAGTTTACTCGCACAAGCTAATGCCAATGCACTTGGTTTT from Staphylococcus lutrae encodes:
- a CDS encoding branched-chain amino acid aminotransferase, whose amino-acid sequence is MSDQVKLEVSPSLKEKPDFNTLTFGEVFTDYMLSFEYSSDKGWHDLKIIPYGPIEISPAAQSIHYGQSVFEGLKAYKHDGEVVLFRPEENFKRINQSLARLKMPEIDESLLLEGLKQLVDIDRDWVPDGEGQSLYIRPTVFATQGVLGVHPSHEYRLLIILSPSGSYYGGDSLRPTKIYVEDEYVRAVRGGVGFAKVAGNYAASLLAQANANALGFDQVLWLDGVEQKYVEEVGSMNIFFVIKGKVVTPALNGSILPGITRKTVLELATLLGYETEERRISIEELFELYHQGDLEEIFGTGTAAVISPVGTLQFKDQQMVINDNKTGPITQHLYDQYTGIQSGQLEDPQGWRVVVPRY